The DNA window tcTCTTTACTGTATCAGGGCTTTAGAGATTCCTTGATCATTCAGTCTTAGGGAATGTTCAAGATTTCACAGCTGCGGTTTGGAATGAGGCTCTGGGCCTTTAGTCTGCCCTGTCGCCTAAGACCCATTCTTGCATGGAGCACAGTCCCTAGTATGTTGTAGGTTCTAAAGCCATGTCAAATATGTTTCTAATTCATACATTAGAAAGGGTGAGAGGTTCTTGGTGTCTTCTCAGTTCTGTTACAGACCATGACCTTGGGTAACTCCCCTCACTCCTTCCAATTTCAGTTTCTTCCCTTGGAATAAGTGAGGTGGAATGGACCACGTGACTTGCAGCTCTCCCTCCTATTAATGACCTCCGATTAATTTCCTGTGCCCTTGGGGGTGATGGCTGGCCCTTCAGATCATAAATCAAGGTTTTCCTAACCTAAAGGCTTAAAGTGTAGTCCAAGTAATTTTGACatacaaacaaagaaagataagTTGATTCAGGAATCTCTTATCAATGCCCTCTACAACGTTCCTGAGGTAAAAGATTTCTGTTCTGTTACCGCGGTGCACCTCCCAGCACCTATAATGCCATCTGTCCAGGGTAGATAGATTTCTACACACACAGAAAGCCCTCTCCTCCAGAATTCTTTGTACAGTTTGGGAAACAATGTCGCATGTAAAGATCCAAGCAGGCACTCAATGAAGCTCAGTACTAAGAGGAGAGTAAGGTTCAAACACAGAGTAGCTGTTAGCAAGTTCATGCCTCTGATCTTCAATCTACACTGCGTCTTGATCTCAGTACCCTCGCTTCTATATGATCCTTCAAAGTCCATCCCAGTTCTAGTCTCTAGGCAAAGAGACAAGTCACAACCACTTTCCAGCCAGCAGAATTTGAAAAGGTATACAACCCAGGGCCCGTAGCACAAGCTGTCAATGCCAGCTACTCGGTTGACTGAGGTAGGAGAACTGAAAGTTCAAGGACTCCCTCTACACATCAGAATTCAATGCCACTCTGGATATTGCAAGgttctgctttaaaaaagaaaaagaaaagaaagaagagaaagaaggaagaaagaaggaaaggaaacacacaaGAGTAAAGATAAAAAGCTAGGAGTGGAGCTCAGTGGTAAACTATTTGCATAGCATTTGTGAAATCTAGTCAATTCCAGGGAAGGAGATAGAGGGGCGAGGCGAGGTAAGGAGGGGAGGGTTGGAAAAGATGAACGTTAGTCTAGCCCTCCCTGCAGacaatagagacagacagagagataaacgGAATGAATGGATACGAATAGGAATGAGAATAGGAATGTTTAGTTCTCCCAGCGGCGAGCACTGAAACAAGAGTGTCATCAGGTCTTTCTGGACCCTGCCCCAGCAAGCTGGGCACGCTAGCCTTAGGTCCTCCAGGAAGTGCCCTCGAGAGCCCTAATAGCAGCCACTTTCCCGAAGCCCTGAAGCCCAGCCAAGTTCAGCGCTTTTCCTAAGAGGGAGGTGCAGAACTGGGCTGAGCATCACCCCCTAGCGGAGCGGCGGCCCTCACCTTCTAGTGTTTCCCTTCTCTTACAGTATCACTTCAGCCCGGAGAACTGCAGATTCCGCCAGTGGACGCTAGAGAACGGCTACGACGTCTACCTGTCACCGAAGCATCACTACCTGGTGAGCTTGGGCCGCTCCAAGCGCATCTTCCAGCCCGGTACCAACCCGCCGCCCTTCTCGCAGTTCCTGGCGCGCAGGAACGAGGTCCCGCTGCTGCACTTCTACACCGCGCGCCCACGGCGCCACACGCGCAGCGCCGAGGACCCGCCCGAGCGCGACCCGCTGAATGTGCTCAAGCCGCGGCCCCGCGCTACTCCCATACCGGTATCCTGCTCGCGAGAGCTACCGAGTGCAGAGGAAGGTGGCCCCGCGGCCAGCGACCCCCTGGGAGTGCTGCGCAGAGGCCGCGGGGATGCTCGCCGGGGCGCGGGAGGCACGGATCGGTGTCGCCCCTTTCCCAGGTTCGTCTAGGTCCCCAGCCCCGGCTGCCTCCACCTTCATCCTCCAGTCGGTTCACCCCACGTGGAGAGCTGGGGTACCCTGAAGATGtctgcttctctcccttccctttgggCCTGAGAGTCACCTGCAAGGTTCCAGCCAGGCACCGCTATTCAGAGCCAACagtgggaggctggagaggtggcccagacaattctcagcacccacaactacctgtaattctagctccagggaaatctgcactctcacacacatatccacacatgcatacatttaattttaaatgttgatCTATTTTGAAGACCCCAACAGGTAAACTAGACACGAGGctcttttaattttactttcctCAGAGGTAAACTAGACGCTTAGCCCGTCTCTTGCCTAGCGTTCTTATCGATCAGTTAGCACGAGGAAAGAGCTCACACCTTGAACACAGAGAAGAGgccatctctgcagcttcttGTTACTGTTCTGGGACCCACATGAGTTTGAGTTTGAGTACCTTGACCTTAATGTCTTCACTGGGCAAGCCGAAGGAAGACATAGATTTCTTCCCTTTGGGAAGAGCTTTTGGAAAAGATTGGCGGGAGGCTGACAAGGAGACCCAAAGGCACGGTGAACCAAAGCCCACTCCACAGAGTTCAGCCTCACTACAGAATGAACACCCTTTGCCAGCAAGTGCCGAACCTGCTTACTTCCCAGCTCCCTGCGATAGAACGTGCTTTTCTGTTGGTAGCTTTCTGAATTTACCCTGGCTCAGCAAAGTCTACCTTGCTAGGGTGTTTTGCAAAATGCAAAAGCATGAACTCTCTCTAAAGAGGCATTTTAGTAAAAGCTTCTGCTAGCCGGTCGAGTTGTAATATATTCTAAGTGAATGTGCCTGGAGGGGAAGGGTCCTTGAGACCTGGGATTGTTCCAGGTTAGGGTTTCTGTgaagtggaaagaaaaaaaaaagttttttcctAAGTGAAATGGGATCCAGGACTTACTAGCTAGagtcggggggtgggggtgggggtctcctGCAGGGGTTAACCCCACAATGGCAGCTACTCTTGGGAACTTTTAGGGCATTAAAGGAAGACATCTTTCATTTGTCCCAGAAACCCCAGGGCTGTCCTGGGGTGAGCATAGCCTCACAGTGAACAGCAAGACGTgttaggcaggctttgaggttgtCCCCCCTCTGTACCTTATTAGCTGGTGGTCGACCTCGACGAAGGGCACCTCCTTTCTACCTCTACTTAAATGAGAACTGAAGGGCACAGTAATGGCCCAGTCCTTCAGACAATTCCGTGCTTTCCACTGTCATCATGTACCCACTTAGAAATGGACCCACTGTTTTTTTGCTTATCAGAGGAACAGCAGCCAATGTGACCACCTCCACCTCTGAGTTACTAAATGCTGTGCATAGATAGCAGTAGGTACCACGCACCCCAAACCTTTTCTTCGCTGGCTTTCATTCCTGCTGGGGATCGGTCAGCACAGCAGCCACCGGAAGCCTGCCCACTGAGGCAACTCTGTGGAAAGCCCAGAAAGAACTTAACTGGGTGTAAACTCAAGCCCAACACCACCGAGAGGCCTTCTTTTTGGCGGAGCCGAGGTCGTCTTGTAATTTCTTAGGTCCCTTTGCACGTGgcgatatttatttatttatttgaaagatTCTGCCTATCACTCTATATTTATAGTTATTTATGAAATGTAACCCCACTTCTGTCCttgagttttaaataaaaataagatttctGTCAGCTTCTGTTTCTTGTCCTCTCTGTGTGGCTGCATAAATGCATATTGAGACAGAAGggtaaaattggaaaatctggagaaaacagaataggaaaaggaaaaaattctCAAAGTTTCTTCCATTTATAAACATGTTCAgcaattttgattaaaaaaagatgaaattttATCAACATTGGGCTTCTAATAACCTGATtccttaaaataaattttgatttgaaaaaacaaaacaaaacaaaacacacacacacactggcataaCCACACTGAAATCTCAGTTAACCAGAAATACATATTAGTCTTCAGTTAACCAGAAATACGTCATAGTGGTCTTCCATCATTAGTGCCAAATAGTGGGCCTGATCAATTTATGAAGATAAAAGGTTTGAGCCACACTTAGGAAGTTCTAGTCCACAACCCAGAAGGCCTCTGCTTTCAGGTCTGTGGTAGAGGGTCAGCACATTGTGGTGGGAGCCTGGGGCAGAGGAAAACCACTTACCTGCAGGAAAAAGAGGCTGAGGCCCAACTAGTCAGTTCACGCCCAATGACCTAAGGCTCTCTCAGGAAGCCCTGCCTTACACCGTGCGCCTTACCTGGTCACCATCGGTAACACCAGTCCTTCCACCCACGGTGGGAGGTAAGCTCTAAGCTACAGCGTGGCGAACCAACGTGTTCATCAGGGTTACTTAAAGGAGTATGGGTGAGGGGTCATGTGCAAGGGTATAAATGACAAGGCTGTGTCACCCCAGTCAGCTCGGGTGAGGACTCCTGAGAGCTGGATATCTGGagctcactgcacagcctgcaggcagctcagcagcTTGGAGAACGTATTTTCAAAGCTCAGCTGGTCTGGTGTTTGAGCCCGTGGAGTCATTGGTTAGAATGACATCCTTGGAGATCCTTCACGAGGACAAAGGATGTGGCATCTCACAAACGATACTTCATCAGACGCCACCCTTACACTGATGGGGTATTTTTATGCAGTATTTGAATAAAGCAGGAAAGGCATGCTGGAGCCTGCTATAATTTAGGTTTGAATGAATCCTCTAGTAGGAGGGGGTGAGACCTTCAGGAGGTTTTAGGTAGGTCATTGGGACATAGGTCATTGGGACGGACGGTATCTTTGAAGGGATGATGGACTCCAGGCCCTTGCCTCTTGGCTTGTGCTTCTTAGCTTAAGGAGAGAAGTTCACTCGGTCCTTTCCTTGCCATGAACAGTTGCTTCACCACAGGACTCAAGCCATAGGGTTATGTGGTCATGGGTTAGCGCCTCTAAAATGGTAGGCAAAAAATGAAGCTTTTTTCTTTGCAAGTTGATTGGTtcaggtatttctttttttttttttttcattctttttttttttttttttcttcagagctggggactgaacccagggccttgcgcttgctaggcaagcgctctaccgctgagctaaatccccaaccccggttcagGTATTTCTTTACAGCAACACAAAACCAGCAGTTctgtccaattttttttttccccagactgGTGAGTGGTCCATCTGTCCTTGTGTAGCTGGCCAATCATTAAGCCTGGGTATATTCACCTAGGAAGACCCATTTCACTTAGGATATGACTTACATTAACAGAGTGAAGAGACACAACAAAGGCATTAACTCATAAATCCATTATGTCgacatgaatatgtatatatgcaaatattcacAATACAAAATATTTATCTCTTCTAAAAACATCTAAACATTTTGGACACGTTTTGAATAAACTTGAAAACTGAACCTATATTTAAAAGTGCACAgtagtctggggagatggctgacCAACTAAGAGAGCACTTGTGCTTAACTGTActgggttttgttcccagcatccacatggcagcacAAAATCATCTGTAACTTCGGTTGGAGAGGAGGCTCTggaccctcttctggcctctgtgagaacCAGAaacacacagcagacacacatacatgcaggcaaacactcacacacacaaaatctctcTGAACAAatatgtgggatgatgtcacaaatgaggcaggtacaagatagaaggaggcctgtcattggacaagaagggtGGGCGGGAGAgaggtttgaaggaagaggaggagactggaacggaaaggaggaagagacaggagagggagagaagccgtggcaggacaatatggcagctgacgttaagattctgctctgtgtatttacagttgttattaatgttcttaagggatggatggtactgggcttgctatgtttaggtgggcaattatatcttatcaattgggtcaaaggttattgtgttgtgtgttcttttatgtcatGGTTTGAgcgtaagaaagtgtgcggcggctggTCTGATCCgccagagttgggatgtgtttctggcatggaaacctgccttgggaactagatgggtagagagatggctgccaggctcagagagaggcctttggcagtgtgatatgggatggagcagagggggtgagatgctttgctgactgagaattaagatatccggcagatatcttggggcagttaggtgccagacctagtggggataaaaggcaaccttacttttttttttttgtattttacaacaacaaatgaAGGGGTGGGAAGATGGCACATCAGTTAGGAGCAGGTagagaggacctaggtttggctcccagcaccccatgttggctcacaactaccCCTAACTGCATGTGGGACATGTGGCCTCcatggtgcacatgcacacacacaggcaaaccgCATACcgctaaaaaaaattttttttaaaagaatgtacaACCAACTAGAAGGTTTGTATGTACATTAACAGGATAGTCAAATTACTCAGTGACTCATCGGGGCGGTTGAGAAAAACCAAGCCAAGAATAGCAGAGGCGTCATCAGtggtgcgggggtgggggtggggtgctgtcCATGTACTGGGGTACATGTGGGCTTCTCAGCAGATGGAGGGTAGCATGTAACCCCAGCTTTCAATTGTCAGATTACTAAAGTTGAGGGAGTCAGCACCTCGTGCTGGTCTAAAGAAGTAAAGCACATGAGCTGAATGCTGACAGACACAGGCGAGCAGCAGGGGCTCAGTCAGACAGGATCTGGAGTCACCAGACTGCACAGGAATGGCACTGTAAGACTCCCCGGGCAGTGTGGAGGTACAGAGCTGCAGTCCAGCACTGAGGGGGTGAGACAGAAAGAAgcatcttgagtttgaggccaacctgatgcACAGTGTGACTGTCTCACAGCCGCTCCCACCAGAGACTTCCCAGGACTCTGTGCCTACAGAACACTGAACAGACCTAAGCACCCTCTATAAACCAAAGATCTTTATTCATTCGGTAGAATACTGGTTACAATTAAGTAGAGCCATACATTCCCAAATAAATACCCTCAAACAGTACGGGTAAAAGGAAGACTACAGAGCTGGGTATTTATGTGCATTTGAAAGGCAGTAGAACAATACTGCTGCTCACCCACTCTGCTTATGAGCTCTGCTCTGTCTCACAGCAGCTCCGCACCAGGACTTCCAGTGGTGCTCTACACGGAGGGAGTGACCTAACACTGgatttctcttaaaaaagcaggtTTCTGTTCTGATTTTTCTCCACTTGTGATGGAAGCCAGGGCCCACTGAGCGACACCTCCAAACTCCTCAGGTTTTTATAACTTTCCTCTCAGATTCACACAACCCAACACTCACCCCAAATGCCGACATGACTTTTGAACTGAAGTTCACTGTCACCCATAGGGAGACTTTTCTACGGCCTTTATAATCATGTCCTTTGGTTTCTCAGAACATGGTCACACTTTGGACTCATGTCAGTGATGTCTTTGTTCAAGGTACACGTGCATTTGGAACCTCAAGTAAATCCCTAGTGTGGGGCCACCAGTACCCAAAGTGTTGGCAGCGCCCCCACAAAGTGTCTAGACAGAAGGACCTAGTAGCACTTTACAGCAGGCAAGTCAACTGTGGTGAGCCTTGACCTACACCTCCCTTTGCAGGTGAACTGTATTTCTAGGTTTCTTAAGTTTGTCACCTACTGTTCAGTAAGCTCTCAATCCTACCAGCTCTTCCTGGTCAAACTCCTCTATATCTGGGCCCAGTGTTACATTTTCCTGAGGCTGTAGTGTGGGCCTGGCATTTTTAGCAGTCCAGTTTCCTAATTGAGGACTCTTGAGCAGCAATCAAAATCCCTTTCCGACAGCGCCACCTGGAGGAAGGTCACTCCTCTGAGCCTTCTGCGTACCAGTTTTCAGCACCTCTTCTTTGGATGGGTCAACCAGTCTTCACAGGCAGCTTGGATACAAAGCGAGGGTAACTTGagcattccccacccccaccgcttTTGCTGGAAAGCTGTGTTTGCCTTCTTCTCAGAGGATCGTAATGTGTCTGATCAGGCAGTGTGTTCCTTCCTTCCCCCAGGCTGCTTTTACtacttttatttgtgtgcatgtgtgcaagtgtctGCAGAGGCCCAGAGCGGGCACTGCCTCCCTGATGCTGGAGTTCCAGGaagctgtgagctgcccaataTGGGTAAAGGGATCTGAACTGGGGTTCTCAGGGTAACTGGAAGTACTCCTAGTCCCTTCAGTCCCTCAGCTGTATTTGAggcaataataacaataacaatgataataataattccCAAGAGCCAGTTTCTCCAGAGGACGCTAGAGCATTCAGCCATTTCCCTTTACACACGGATGACAGTAAGAAGCTTCAGTCTGAACACTGTGGACTCTGACACAATCACTGCAAATGCGGGAGAATTATTTAAACCATTCTTTCTTGCAAGCACTTGGTGAGTGAGTGGAAAAACATTAAATGATCTTCAACAGCCAACACCATCTAGACATCGAAGAGGCCAATGAaaggagaatgtggagaaaaggcTTCATCCCCCGTGTGCAATGCTGAGTGTCCTCATAAGTTAATAGTTCACAGACATAACAGCACAGGGTGACAAAATCATGGTAGAAAATGGTGTCTCAGAAAAACCAGGCTGACTCTGAGTGGATTCCCACTAACAGCGGATACAGTCAGGACCCCAGTGGGGCTTTATGGCACAAGTCTCACCTGCTTCTAAACAGCAGGGGCAGAGGATGAAAACACAAGAGGCCAAGGCCCTCCATTCGGAGCCCCACGGTTGGGGGCTTTGGACTCAGTGCTTTTCAACCCCTTTGTTTAGATGCTCCTGGAGGTTCATACAAACACACTGGACGGTTGGCTTGCGTGCTTCCTCACAGTCGATGATGAAGACACTGATGCCAGTGTTGGGAGTGATGGAGGAAAGTTCGAATTTGTCTATTGTGGCTGGCAGTGAGCATCTGAGGTCACTCAGGAAATAACCAAAGAGGCTTCTCATGTAAGCCCCGTGGCTCACGACCAAGATGCTGGCGGTTAAACCCAGGGCACCATGCTTGGGGTCTGTCCCCAAGCTGCCGTGTTTTCCCACGGGGAAAACCTCCGCCAAAGAGCTTTCCAAACAGTTGTCTGGCGCTCCGGGGAGGAAGTTTTCTCTCTGGCCTGCCTTGCCCAGAATCAACTGACAAATGAAATCAAAGAAATCCTTTCCACGCATTTTTACCTGcaagaaagaacagagagaggaaaTCAAGTGAAGTGAATGATGAATGTAAGTCTGAAATACAACTAACTATTCCCATCCCAAGGTTTCCATGGGATTTCAAAGCATCACTTGTGGCTGAAGACattaagaaaaagagaggggCTAGGGGTTTAGCTCAGAGgtagccctcttctggtgtgtctcaagacagcaacagtgtacacacatacataaatacatcttaaaaaggGGGGGGCATCATCTCAGTGGGCAAATCTCTTGCCAGAACCCTGGGTGTCCTGAGGCAGAGCCTGATTCACTGGCTGCACACACTGCCTGTGCCAACACCACCTATGCCACCACCTCATGTTAAGTTTTTCTCAGCAGTATTGTCTATCTATCATCAGTAATGGCTGCTGACTCACAGTGAGGGACATAGGGCAACATGGAAAAATGGGGGAGCAAAGAGGAGGATGTTCGAAGCTTGCAAACCACTTGACTGTGGTTTGCACCAGCTTGTAAGCACCAGTACAAAACCAGTCAGAATTTAGTGACTGGGTCACTGGCACATTGGCAAGCTCACTGCTGTGCCAGCCAGCGACCTGGCAGCTTAGACACACTCAGGCTACGTACCTGCTCTACTGTCTCTCCTCCAGGCGGGGTGAACATGGGACACTCTTCTCCAGCGGCTTTGGCCATGGCCCGAAGCTCACTTAGCGGCTTGCCTTCTGCAACCCCGTACATCTGCAACGTTCCAGTTAAAGGTGCGGCTTACACATCGACAGAACGGTAAAGGTCTGTGAACATCTGAAACCCACCCGGGAAGGAGCTCACCTTCTTCCCTTATCTGTGACCCTGTCTGTGTGCTCATGGGACTCACTGAGCAGAGCCACAGCAGAAACCTCAGTCTGGGTCCAGGTGGCTGTGGGGAAGAACTTCAGGCTAACCCAGACAGATGGTGGGGCTTTACCAGACAAACATGGGATCTGCCCGGTtccagggaggcagagatgtgCTCAGGGCAACACTTAGGCCTGCCTACCTACCCAGTGACATACTGGACTCTGTTTTCAGCACTGGTTCTCAGGCACAGAGCAAGGCTTCCTTCTGCCACAACTTCTGCCTCTTGAACCAGAGAATACTTGCAAGCTGAAAGAGGCAGGCCTGACGTGCTCTCACCACCCTGTTTCTTCCCAGGATCAGAAGGAAGCAGAGCCGACAGGGATGCCCCTGAGCTTGGGGTTGGTATTGTAGGGCACAAAACCCCCAATGCTCTAGGCCTGCGTtcagaccccagactggatatcTCCCTGTGCCTTGCCCTAAACTGAAATCTCAGCTTTTGGAAGACTCATTTCCGGTACACAAAACTGGTAAAGAAAAACTGGTCTCACTCACAACAGGGGCAGGAGTGGGATGGAGAGCCTTCTGCCTATACTTCAAATTTCCCCACAGTGCAAACAAGTTTTTACCAGTATGACCTTCTATTTACCTCAGAGTTAGATAAGGTGCTGTACATAAATACCATGCAGCATGACAGGTGAGTAGATCTCCTTCCCTGCCCCACCTTCTTCCACCCTCTCCTTGATCTACCCAATTTCatgctgagaattaaacccagggcttcaaacACTTTGGTCAAGTATTCCACTGCTGAGTTATTAGCTCTAGATCCCACAGTTGTTTttgattttggggttttttttgtttgtttgtttgttttgagatggggtccatgtagctgaggctagcctcaaattaaTAATCCTCTTGCGTCGATACTTTCCAAGAGCTATAATTACGGATGtgtgctaccatacccagctACACCTTAACGTGTATTGGTTGATTCTATATTCCCAAGAaatggccggagagatggctcagcagttaagagcactggctgttctaccAAAGGAttctggtttgattcccagcacccacatgggtgtTGACAGCTGTCTGTAaacccagttccagggatctgacaccctggTCTGGCCTCCTCGGAAACCAGGCATGTTCATGGTACccagatatacatgc is part of the Rattus norvegicus strain BN/NHsdMcwi chromosome 4, GRCr8, whole genome shotgun sequence genome and encodes:
- the Fgf23 gene encoding fibroblast growth factor 23 precursor codes for the protein MLGACLRLLVGALCTVCSLGTARAYSDTSPLLGSNWGSLTHLYTATARNSYHLQIHRDGHVDGTPHQTIYSALMITSEDAGSVVIIGAMTRRFLCMDLRGNIFGSYHFSPENCRFRQWTLENGYDVYLSPKHHYLVSLGRSKRIFQPGTNPPPFSQFLARRNEVPLLHFYTARPRRHTRSAEDPPERDPLNVLKPRPRATPIPVSCSRELPSAEEGGPAASDPLGVLRRGRGDARRGAGGTDRCRPFPRFV
- the Tigar gene encoding fructose-2,6-bisphosphatase TIGAR isoform 1 (isoform 1 is encoded by transcript variant 1) encodes the protein MPRFALTIIRHGETRLNKEKIIQGQGVDAPLSETGFRQAAATGQFLSNVHFTHAFSSDLTRTKQTIHGILEKSRFCKDIAVKYDSRLRERMYGVAEGKPLSELRAMAKAAGEECPMFTPPGGETVEQVKMRGKDFFDFICQLILGKAGQRENFLPGAPDNCLESSLAEVFPVGKHGSLGTDPKHGALGLTASILVVSHGAYMRSLFGYFLSDLRCSLPATIDKFELSSITPNTGISVFIIDCEEARKPTVQCVCMNLQEHLNKGVEKH
- the Tigar gene encoding fructose-2,6-bisphosphatase TIGAR isoform 2 (isoform 2 is encoded by transcript variant 2), with translation MYGVAEGKPLSELRAMAKAAGEECPMFTPPGGETVEQVKMRGKDFFDFICQLILGKAGQRENFLPGAPDNCLESSLAEVFPVGKHGSLGTDPKHGALGLTASILVVSHGAYMRSLFGYFLSDLRCSLPATIDKFELSSITPNTGISVFIIDCEEARKPTVQCVCMNLQEHLNKGVEKH